A genomic stretch from Croceibacterium aestuarii includes:
- a CDS encoding exodeoxyribonuclease III, translating to MISIASWNINSVRLRIDQVVRFAEAERPDVLCLQEIKCQEHQFPAQALADLGYVHQAIHGQKGYHGVATVSKVPFTEISRHDWQDNGEARHVGVELHGAGAGLVIENVYIPAGGDVADREVNPKFGQKLDFLARMTRWAEAIDRPTLLVGDFNVAPLECDVYDHKALLKVVSHTPLEVETLGLLQGAHEWVDIGRAFIPAPDRNYSWWSYRSYWRQKDQGRRLDHIWASPDLAKQATGYRFVEETRKWEQPSDHVPIVTELDL from the coding sequence ATGATCTCGATTGCCAGCTGGAACATCAACTCGGTCCGCCTGCGGATCGACCAGGTCGTCAGGTTCGCCGAGGCGGAGCGGCCCGACGTGCTGTGCCTGCAGGAGATCAAGTGCCAGGAACACCAGTTCCCGGCGCAGGCGCTCGCCGATCTCGGCTACGTCCACCAGGCGATCCACGGGCAGAAGGGCTATCACGGCGTCGCCACGGTGAGCAAAGTCCCCTTCACCGAGATTTCGCGCCACGACTGGCAGGACAACGGCGAGGCGCGCCACGTCGGTGTCGAGCTGCACGGCGCCGGCGCAGGGCTGGTGATCGAGAACGTCTACATCCCGGCGGGCGGCGACGTCGCCGACCGCGAGGTGAATCCCAAATTCGGCCAGAAGCTCGATTTTCTCGCGCGGATGACCCGCTGGGCCGAGGCGATCGACCGCCCGACGCTGCTGGTCGGGGACTTCAACGTCGCCCCGCTCGAATGCGACGTCTACGACCACAAGGCGCTGCTCAAGGTCGTCAGCCACACGCCGCTCGAGGTCGAAACGCTTGGCCTGCTGCAGGGCGCGCACGAATGGGTCGATATCGGCCGCGCCTTCATCCCGGCGCCGGACCGCAACTATTCGTGGTGGTCGTACCGCAGCTATTGGCGGCAGAAGGACCAGGGGCGGCGGCTCGACCACATCTGGGCCAGCCCCGACCTCGCGAAGCAGGCCACGGGTTACCGCTTCGTCGAGGAGACGCGCAAGTGGGAGCAGCCGAGCGACCACGTGCCGATCGTCACGGAGCTCGACCTCTGA
- the arfB gene encoding alternative ribosome rescue aminoacyl-tRNA hydrolase ArfB, whose translation MSDEAVARALALIEESFIASSGPGGQNVNKVATAVQVRLDAAALGLQPQVYARLKRLAGSKMTNDGEIVLTARKHRTQEANREDARERIAELVAKAHVAPKPRAKTRLNRVGKEKRIKSKKARGTLKSNRGKIDW comes from the coding sequence ATGTCTGACGAGGCGGTTGCCCGCGCGCTCGCCCTGATCGAGGAAAGCTTCATCGCCTCCTCCGGGCCCGGCGGTCAGAACGTCAACAAGGTGGCGACCGCGGTGCAGGTCCGGCTCGACGCCGCCGCGCTCGGCCTGCAGCCGCAGGTCTACGCCCGGTTGAAGCGGCTCGCCGGCAGCAAGATGACCAACGACGGCGAGATTGTCCTCACCGCGCGCAAGCACCGAACGCAGGAGGCGAATCGGGAGGACGCCCGCGAACGCATCGCCGAGCTTGTCGCCAAGGCTCACGTCGCGCCCAAGCCGCGCGCGAAAACGCGGCTCAACCGGGTGGGCAAGGAGAAGCGCATCAAGTCGAAAAAGGCCCGCGGCACGCTCAAGAGCAACCGTGGCAAGATCGACTGGTAG
- a CDS encoding RluA family pseudouridine synthase, which yields MTIPILFEDGEALVIDKPGGLPIEKPRAGGASLEDHIDELKLGFQRAPVAVHRIDTDTSGCLLLARNPKALKRFARAFEERLVGKRYLGVLVGVPEAKEGTVELSLSKISSAEKGWRMIPAKKGKPSVTHWKILGESGGRALVEFRPETGRTHQIRVHAASGIGIPLLGDPVYGEKAGAARTMLHAAGLEIPREGKPPVIAHAPLPADFVALGFGDV from the coding sequence GTGACCATCCCGATCCTCTTCGAGGACGGCGAAGCTCTCGTCATCGACAAGCCGGGCGGCCTGCCGATCGAGAAGCCGCGTGCGGGAGGGGCCTCGCTCGAAGATCACATCGACGAGCTCAAGCTGGGCTTCCAGCGCGCGCCGGTCGCGGTGCACCGGATCGACACCGACACCTCGGGCTGCCTGCTGCTGGCGCGCAATCCCAAGGCATTGAAGCGCTTCGCCCGCGCCTTCGAAGAGCGGCTGGTCGGCAAGCGCTATCTTGGCGTGCTGGTGGGCGTTCCCGAGGCGAAGGAGGGTACCGTCGAGCTTTCGCTGAGCAAGATCAGCAGCGCCGAGAAGGGCTGGCGGATGATCCCGGCGAAAAAGGGCAAGCCGTCGGTCACTCACTGGAAGATCCTCGGCGAATCGGGCGGCCGCGCGCTGGTCGAGTTCCGCCCCGAGACCGGGCGCACCCACCAGATCCGCGTCCACGCCGCCAGCGGCATCGGCATCCCCCTGCTCGGCGACCCGGTCTATGGCGAGAAGGCGGGCGCGGCACGCACCATGCTCCACGCCGCCGGACTGGAAATCCCGCGCGAGGGCAAGCCGCCGGTCATCGCCCATGCGCCGCTGCCGGCCGATTTCGTCGCGCTGGGCTTCGGCGATGTCTGA
- a CDS encoding helicase HerA-like domain-containing protein, whose protein sequence is MSAIFLGLASNGERQTLELSRANRHGLIAGATGTGKTVTLQGLAESFSAAGVPVFVADVKGDLSGIAVPGSHTFKHADALESRAKELGMDDYAYSDNPAVFWDLFGEQGHPIRTTVSEMGPLLLARLLDLNETQEGVLDVVFRAADEQGLLLLDLDDLQALLADCALHADELTAKYGNVTKATIGVIQRQLLSLDSQGGAMFFGEPALEINDFIRTDEQGRGIINVLAADKLMRSPKLYGTFLFWLLAELFEALPEVGDPEKPRLVFFFDEAHLLFDDAPDALQDKIEQVVRLIRSKGVGVFFCSQNPIDIPEKVAGQLGNRVQHALRAFTPRDQRAIKAAAETFRINPDLDVEKVITELRVGEALVSTLMEDGAPSVVQRTLIKPPRSRLGPIDAKERAIIQSVSPYAGKYDQRVDRDSAEEVLARKAADAAATADEVAEKGREEVGKRERKSTSIWEKAMKRAASAAAGSGAAIAAGAITGRKSRANPTKTAASSALGSIATDLAGPLAGRFVRNLVGGLMR, encoded by the coding sequence ATGAGCGCGATTTTCCTCGGACTGGCATCGAACGGGGAGCGCCAGACGCTCGAACTGAGCCGAGCGAACCGCCACGGATTGATCGCGGGCGCCACGGGAACGGGCAAGACGGTGACGCTGCAGGGGCTGGCGGAGAGCTTTTCCGCAGCGGGCGTGCCGGTGTTCGTGGCCGACGTGAAGGGCGACCTGTCGGGCATTGCGGTGCCCGGCTCGCACACGTTCAAGCACGCCGACGCGCTCGAAAGCCGGGCGAAGGAGCTGGGCATGGACGACTATGCCTATTCGGACAACCCGGCGGTGTTCTGGGACCTGTTCGGCGAGCAGGGCCACCCGATCCGCACGACGGTTTCGGAAATGGGCCCGCTGTTGCTCGCCCGCCTGCTCGACTTGAACGAGACGCAGGAAGGCGTGCTCGACGTCGTCTTCCGGGCGGCGGACGAGCAGGGCCTCTTGCTGCTCGACCTCGATGACCTGCAGGCATTGCTCGCCGATTGCGCGCTGCACGCCGACGAGCTTACGGCCAAGTACGGCAACGTCACCAAGGCGACGATCGGCGTGATCCAGCGCCAGCTGCTCAGCCTCGACAGCCAGGGCGGGGCGATGTTCTTCGGCGAGCCGGCGCTGGAGATCAACGACTTCATTCGCACCGACGAACAGGGCCGCGGGATCATCAACGTGCTCGCCGCCGACAAGCTGATGCGCAGCCCTAAGCTCTACGGCACCTTCCTGTTCTGGCTCCTCGCCGAACTGTTCGAGGCTCTTCCCGAAGTCGGCGACCCGGAAAAGCCCCGGCTGGTGTTCTTCTTCGACGAGGCACACCTCTTGTTCGACGATGCCCCCGACGCGCTGCAGGACAAGATCGAGCAGGTCGTGCGGCTGATCCGCTCGAAGGGCGTGGGGGTCTTCTTCTGTTCGCAGAACCCGATCGACATACCCGAAAAGGTCGCTGGCCAGCTCGGCAACCGGGTCCAGCACGCGCTGCGCGCCTTCACCCCGCGCGACCAGCGGGCGATCAAGGCCGCGGCGGAGACATTCCGCATCAATCCGGACCTCGATGTCGAGAAGGTCATCACCGAGCTGCGCGTCGGCGAGGCGCTGGTCTCGACGCTGATGGAGGACGGGGCGCCCTCGGTCGTCCAGCGCACGCTGATCAAGCCGCCGCGCAGCCGGCTCGGCCCGATCGACGCCAAGGAACGCGCGATCATCCAGTCGGTGAGCCCCTACGCCGGCAAGTACGACCAGCGGGTCGATCGCGACAGCGCCGAGGAGGTGCTGGCCAGAAAGGCCGCAGACGCCGCCGCGACCGCCGACGAAGTGGCCGAGAAGGGCCGCGAAGAAGTGGGCAAGCGCGAGCGCAAGAGCACCAGCATCTGGGAAAAGGCGATGAAGCGCGCGGCCAGCGCCGCCGCCGGATCGGGCGCGGCGATCGCCGCCGGGGCGATCACCGGCAGGAAGTCGCGCGCCAACCCGACCAAGACTGCGGCTTCATCCGCGCTCGGTTCGATCGCCACCGACCTCGCCGGACCGCTCGCCGGGCGCTTCGTGCGCAACCTCGTCGGCGGGCTGATGCGCTAG
- the ribA gene encoding GTP cyclohydrolase II, which produces MSEAPPSLAPSRRAAQAIDALRHGWPLQVGAGPILLPVETALGTAAQSHLALISAARAATLKLTNQREAADPHAPVLIRAAEPIDLAAARPIADPAMDLEAPLKGPFRADSLRWRAEAEAAMELALLAGILPAFLVAPTPAEPAVAVAVEDLAAWRDTSRLTIATRARLPALASEDSEIFVFRSADDMREHVALVIGNRSAERLPLVRLHSECLTGDVFGSLKCDCGPQLDAALAAMAAEAADGGWGVLLYLRQEGRGIGLVNKLRAYRLQDQGFDTLEANRRLGLPEEARDFPVAARMLDLLGISSIRLMTNNPAKVAALEASGVEVAERVPHALPTNPHNERYLATKRDAAGHLLP; this is translated from the coding sequence CTGAGCGAGGCCCCGCCTTCCCTGGCGCCATCGCGCCGCGCGGCGCAGGCGATCGATGCGCTGCGCCACGGCTGGCCGCTACAGGTCGGCGCGGGGCCGATCCTGTTGCCGGTCGAGACCGCACTCGGCACTGCGGCGCAGTCGCATCTGGCGCTGATTTCTGCGGCGCGCGCCGCGACGCTCAAGCTCACCAACCAGCGCGAGGCGGCCGATCCGCACGCCCCAGTGCTGATCCGCGCGGCCGAACCGATCGACCTTGCCGCCGCGCGCCCGATCGCCGATCCGGCGATGGATCTCGAAGCGCCGCTCAAGGGCCCATTTCGCGCCGACTCGCTGCGCTGGCGCGCCGAGGCCGAAGCGGCGATGGAACTGGCGCTGCTCGCCGGGATCCTGCCCGCGTTCCTCGTCGCGCCCACGCCCGCCGAACCGGCGGTCGCAGTGGCTGTGGAAGACCTCGCCGCCTGGCGCGATACCTCGCGGCTGACCATCGCCACCCGCGCCCGCTTGCCCGCCCTTGCCAGCGAGGACAGCGAGATCTTCGTGTTCCGCAGCGCCGACGACATGCGCGAGCACGTCGCCCTGGTCATCGGCAATCGCAGCGCCGAGCGCCTGCCGCTGGTCCGCTTGCACTCCGAATGCCTGACCGGCGACGTCTTCGGCAGCCTCAAGTGCGATTGCGGGCCGCAGCTCGACGCGGCACTGGCGGCGATGGCGGCCGAGGCGGCGGACGGCGGCTGGGGCGTGCTGCTCTACCTGCGCCAGGAAGGGCGCGGCATCGGCCTCGTCAACAAGCTGCGCGCCTATCGCCTGCAGGACCAGGGGTTCGACACGCTCGAGGCCAACCGCCGGCTCGGCTTGCCCGAGGAGGCGCGCGATTTTCCGGTCGCCGCGCGCATGCTCGACCTGCTCGGCATTTCCTCGATCAGGCTGATGACCAACAACCCGGCCAAGGTTGCCGCGCTGGAGGCCAGCGGTGTCGAAGTGGCCGAGCGCGTGCCGCATGCCTTGCCGACCAACCCGCACAACGAACGCTACCTCGCGACCAAGCGCGATGCGGCGGGGCACCTGCTGCCCTAG
- a CDS encoding pyridoxal phosphate-dependent aminotransferase: MNQPRLSQAIQRIEASPTTAMTDRATELREQGRDIISLSVGEPDFATPAHVIDAAKAALDAGETKYTPVTGTARLKKAAALHFERDLGIATDPANVIVSAGGKQVIFEALAATVSEGDEVIVPAPWWVSYPQMVRFCGGKVVPLRTHAHHRFHFDPAEVEALIGPRTRWLMLNSPGNPTGAVFPADMLRGIGEVLRRHPQILVLSDDIYSPLIYTGQPHATLASLCPDLADRICTVSGVSKSHAMTGFRIGVATGPNWLISAMGKLQSNTSGNPASISQAAAVAAFEGPQDFLAGWRERFRKRRDMVVAAVNAIPGLSCPVPEGAFYVFVDATSLMSRFGDDTKLALHLLDHGVAVVAASAFGGKNGFRISFAADDAVLEEAMKRIAAALA, from the coding sequence ATGAACCAACCCCGCCTCAGCCAGGCGATTCAGCGCATCGAGGCCTCCCCCACGACCGCGATGACCGACCGCGCGACCGAACTGCGCGAACAGGGCCGCGATATTATCTCGCTGTCGGTGGGTGAACCCGATTTCGCCACCCCGGCGCATGTCATCGATGCCGCCAAGGCCGCGCTCGATGCCGGCGAAACGAAGTACACGCCCGTCACCGGCACCGCGCGGCTCAAGAAGGCGGCGGCGCTGCATTTCGAGCGCGATCTCGGGATCGCGACCGACCCCGCCAACGTGATCGTCAGCGCCGGCGGCAAGCAGGTGATCTTCGAGGCCCTGGCCGCCACGGTGAGCGAAGGCGACGAGGTCATCGTTCCGGCGCCGTGGTGGGTCAGCTACCCGCAAATGGTGCGCTTCTGCGGGGGCAAGGTCGTGCCGCTGCGCACGCATGCGCATCACCGGTTCCATTTCGATCCGGCCGAGGTCGAGGCGCTGATCGGCCCGCGCACCCGGTGGCTGATGCTCAACAGCCCGGGCAATCCCACGGGCGCCGTGTTTCCGGCCGACATGCTGCGCGGGATCGGTGAGGTGCTGCGCCGCCACCCGCAGATCCTCGTCCTGAGCGACGACATCTATTCCCCGCTGATCTACACCGGCCAGCCGCACGCCACGCTGGCCAGCCTGTGCCCCGACCTCGCGGATCGCATCTGCACCGTCTCGGGCGTCTCGAAGAGCCACGCGATGACCGGCTTCCGCATCGGCGTCGCCACCGGGCCGAACTGGCTGATTTCGGCGATGGGCAAGCTGCAGAGCAACACGAGCGGCAACCCGGCCTCGATCAGCCAGGCCGCTGCCGTCGCCGCGTTCGAGGGGCCGCAGGATTTCCTCGCCGGGTGGCGCGAACGGTTCAGGAAACGGCGCGACATGGTCGTGGCCGCGGTCAACGCGATTCCCGGGCTGTCCTGCCCCGTTCCGGAGGGTGCTTTCTACGTCTTCGTCGATGCGACCTCGCTGATGAGCCGCTTCGGCGACGATACCAAGCTGGCGCTGCACCTGCTCGATCACGGCGTCGCCGTCGTCGCCGCGAGCGCGTTCGGCGGCAAGAACGGCTTCCGCATCAGCTTCGCCGCCGACGACGCGGTGCTTGAAGAAGCGATGAAGCGCATCGCCGCGGCGCTGGCATGA
- a CDS encoding LolA family protein, producing the protein MTDLTSLTRNPLRAAMAGALALALPVTALVAPAIPAAAADSDQLDRAVAALRAIDTMKADFTQTDRAGHTLRGELTLKRPGKLRFEYDKGANMLVVSDGKRLTFIDYEVNQVQPYPIKNSPLGALLDPGRDVKKYGRLIPSGNPDVLSIEVRDPKKPEFGTFTAIMVKDAAAPGGLELVSWVQLDAQNQRTTVRLSNQRYGIAVPDSAFKFRDPRRSSRRPG; encoded by the coding sequence ATGACAGACTTGACCTCGCTTACTCGCAATCCGCTGCGCGCCGCCATGGCCGGCGCGCTGGCCCTTGCCTTGCCCGTCACCGCACTCGTCGCCCCGGCGATTCCGGCGGCGGCGGCCGATTCGGACCAGCTCGACCGCGCCGTCGCAGCGCTGCGCGCGATCGACACCATGAAGGCCGATTTCACCCAGACCGATCGCGCGGGCCATACCCTGCGCGGCGAGCTCACGCTCAAGCGTCCGGGCAAGCTGCGTTTCGAATACGACAAGGGCGCCAACATGCTCGTCGTCTCCGACGGCAAGCGGCTCACGTTCATCGACTACGAGGTGAACCAGGTGCAGCCCTATCCGATCAAGAATTCACCGCTCGGCGCGCTGCTCGATCCGGGCCGCGACGTGAAGAAATACGGGCGGCTGATTCCCAGCGGCAATCCCGACGTGCTCAGCATCGAGGTGAGGGATCCCAAGAAGCCCGAGTTCGGCACCTTCACCGCGATCATGGTCAAGGACGCCGCTGCCCCCGGCGGGCTGGAGCTCGTCAGCTGGGTACAGCTCGACGCGCAGAACCAGCGCACCACCGTGCGCCTGTCGAACCAGCGCTACGGCATCGCGGTGCCGGATTCGGCGTTCAAGTTCCGCGACCCGCGCCGCTCGTCTCGTCGCCCCGGCTGA
- the rpmG gene encoding 50S ribosomal protein L33 encodes MAKPATVKIRLNSTADTGFFYVTKKNPRNTTEKMVFRKYDPIAKKHVEFKEAKIK; translated from the coding sequence ATGGCGAAGCCCGCAACCGTCAAGATCCGGCTCAACTCGACCGCCGACACCGGCTTCTTCTACGTGACGAAGAAGAACCCGCGCAACACGACCGAGAAGATGGTCTTCCGCAAGTACGACCCGATCGCCAAGAAGCACGTCGAGTTCAAGGAAGCCAAGATCAAGTAA
- the pabB gene encoding aminodeoxychorismate synthase component I, protein MPSGEPFILLDDARSEGAVDAHLFEHPTEIFVARRPEEVARVLTEAEATRAMTGGHLAGYIAYEAGLALEERLMPLVADRTGANGPLVWLALFDHVETIEAASVPDWLDRRSGEGLASIGPLEPQVSTGAYLGAFAKLQEAIRAGDIYQANLTFPLAGAARGDPVAIYKAIRPAANAGYGGLVFDGDHWLLSFSPELFFSLKGGKAKVKPMKGTRPRGTTEAEDREFAAELAASVKDKAENLMIVDLMRNDLSRVARAGSVCVERPFAVETYPTLHTMTSTVHAELQDGRGAMDMIRALFPCGSITGAPKIRAMELIDTVERDPRGPYCGAIGRIGASGDAAFNVAIRTIRLTPGENDKHHVVLGVGGAIVADSDGMEEWRECLVKGGFVRGEAGGHDLIETMRFDPDKGIELLELHLERMKASAAELGFSFDRHEARNRIHALCFELETPAKVRLLLARSGEIALESSPLPDLADGPVPCLALPLPVVPGDWRLRHKTTDRSFYEAAMAVAKANGAGEALLVRSDGLVTEGSISNLFVERGNALLTPRASLGLLPGVLRRRLLEEGRAEEADLTLDDLAGGFLLGNAVRGLLPARLLS, encoded by the coding sequence ATGCCGTCCGGCGAACCGTTCATCCTGCTCGACGATGCCCGCAGCGAAGGCGCGGTCGACGCCCACCTGTTCGAGCATCCGACCGAGATCTTCGTGGCCCGCCGCCCGGAGGAAGTCGCGCGCGTGCTGACCGAAGCCGAGGCGACGCGGGCGATGACCGGCGGCCATCTCGCCGGCTACATCGCCTACGAGGCGGGCCTGGCGCTCGAAGAGCGGCTGATGCCGCTGGTGGCGGACCGCACGGGCGCAAACGGTCCGCTCGTCTGGCTGGCGCTGTTCGACCACGTGGAGACCATCGAGGCCGCCAGCGTACCCGACTGGCTCGACCGGCGCTCCGGCGAAGGCCTCGCCTCGATCGGCCCGCTCGAGCCGCAGGTCTCGACCGGCGCCTACCTCGGCGCATTCGCCAAGCTGCAGGAAGCGATCCGCGCCGGCGACATCTACCAGGCCAACCTGACCTTTCCGCTCGCCGGCGCCGCGCGCGGCGACCCGGTGGCGATCTACAAGGCGATCCGCCCGGCGGCCAACGCCGGGTATGGCGGGCTGGTGTTCGATGGCGACCATTGGCTGCTGTCGTTCAGCCCCGAGCTGTTCTTCTCGCTCAAGGGCGGCAAGGCCAAGGTCAAGCCGATGAAGGGCACCCGCCCGCGCGGCACCACCGAGGCCGAAGACCGGGAGTTTGCCGCCGAACTCGCCGCCTCGGTCAAGGACAAGGCCGAGAACCTGATGATCGTCGACCTGATGCGCAACGATCTGAGCCGCGTCGCCCGGGCGGGCAGCGTGTGCGTCGAACGCCCCTTCGCGGTCGAGACTTATCCCACGCTGCACACGATGACCTCGACCGTTCACGCCGAACTGCAGGATGGCCGCGGAGCGATGGACATGATCCGCGCGCTGTTCCCGTGCGGTTCGATCACCGGCGCGCCGAAGATCCGCGCGATGGAGCTGATCGACACGGTCGAGCGCGACCCGCGCGGGCCCTATTGCGGCGCCATCGGCCGCATTGGCGCAAGCGGAGACGCTGCTTTCAACGTCGCCATCCGCACCATTCGCCTGACCCCCGGCGAAAACGACAAGCACCACGTCGTGCTCGGTGTCGGCGGGGCGATCGTCGCCGACAGCGACGGCATGGAGGAATGGCGCGAGTGCCTGGTCAAGGGCGGCTTCGTGCGCGGCGAAGCCGGCGGCCACGACCTGATCGAGACGATGCGGTTCGATCCCGACAAGGGCATCGAACTGCTCGAGCTGCACCTCGAACGGATGAAGGCGAGCGCAGCCGAGCTCGGCTTCTCGTTCGACCGGCACGAGGCGCGCAACCGCATCCACGCGCTGTGTTTCGAACTCGAGACCCCGGCCAAGGTGCGCCTGCTGCTCGCCCGCAGCGGCGAAATTGCGCTCGAATCCTCGCCCCTGCCCGACCTCGCCGATGGTCCGGTGCCATGCCTCGCGCTGCCGTTGCCGGTCGTGCCCGGCGACTGGCGCCTTCGCCACAAGACCACCGACCGCAGTTTCTACGAAGCGGCGATGGCGGTGGCCAAGGCGAACGGCGCGGGCGAAGCGCTGCTGGTGCGCAGCGACGGGCTGGTCACCGAAGGCAGCATCAGCAACCTGTTCGTCGAACGCGGGAACGCGCTTCTCACCCCGCGCGCCTCGCTCGGCCTGCTGCCCGGCGTGCTGCGCCGCAGACTTCTCGAGGAAGGCCGCGCCGAGGAGGCCGATCTCACGCTCGACGACCTCGCCGGCGGTTTCCTGCTCGGCAATGCGGTGCGCGGCCTGCTGCCCGCCAGGCTGCTGTCATGA